The window TTTTCTGTGATTGTTTGACTCAAATCTTCGCTTGGACTATTATTTCTGGAAGTTGGGTATCAGGGGTTCGCACCATTGGTTAAACGGAGCGCTCCACGACGTTGCCGGGAGCCAAGAGGTGACTCATGTACAATGCATTTGATGAAGCTTTGGAACGTATTAAACGCGCCACTGGCGCTCGCACCCAGGTGGATCTGGCGGCAATACTCGGCATCCGCCAGTCAAGCATCTCCGACGCCAAGCGGCGTCAATCGATCCCCGCGGATTGGTTGCTTAAGCTGTACCGCAGCCATGGGCTCAATCCGGACTGGGTCACCACCGGGGAGCAGCCCCAGGTGCTCCGGGAAGGAATGGCTCTGCCCGTTGGGTTGATGGAATCCGGCTCGACCTACTCGTCCGACAAGCCCCGGTCGCGCACCGTGACCGTAAGCTCCATGACCGGCGTGATTGTCGAAGACGGTTCTTTCCAGGACAAGCCCATCGAGATGCTGTCCATCCCAGAACCTTTCACCTGCCCTTCCCTGACGGTCTTCAAGATGGAGCACCAGAACATGGAACCCATCCTGCGCCGCGGAGCCTACTTCGGCGTGAACAAAGACCAGAAGCAGCTCCGCTCAGGTGAAATTTTCGCAGTGGCCGTCCCCAACGAGGGAATGGTTGTGCGCAGACTCTTCAACGACTTCGAGCACAACCGAGTGATTCTGCGCAGCGAGAACCCTTCCTATAAAGAGGAGTTTTTAAGCTCCTCCATCATCGCCGGGAACATCATCGGCCAGGTGTGTTGGGTATTGCAGGAACTGTAGTCTCAGCGCACTCATTCTTTTGGGCCGCTTTCCACAATGTGGAAAG of the Desulfovibrio sp. genome contains:
- a CDS encoding helix-turn-helix transcriptional regulator: MYNAFDEALERIKRATGARTQVDLAAILGIRQSSISDAKRRQSIPADWLLKLYRSHGLNPDWVTTGEQPQVLREGMALPVGLMESGSTYSSDKPRSRTVTVSSMTGVIVEDGSFQDKPIEMLSIPEPFTCPSLTVFKMEHQNMEPILRRGAYFGVNKDQKQLRSGEIFAVAVPNEGMVVRRLFNDFEHNRVILRSENPSYKEEFLSSSIIAGNIIGQVCWVLQEL